The genomic window GAATTGTTCAAAGAAGTGTCCCATGGGTTTACAATGCTCCTTCAATGGAGAAAAATTGAGTacttacttaatatttttattgatgctCATCTGAAATGCCTCAAAATTGAATCATTGTAATTgtaagtgattcatgcagcaAGTGTTGGTCTAAtccaaaatattcaattaaacataaatcatttgccatttttaatataacctttggaatataaaaaataagacaatcaTTTCTCCACAATTTTGCCTTGTAAATGAGCAAATCTTAAAATGGCTCTGATTCCATTTTACGTAAGCAATCATGAGCCAGATATCAGATAAGAATGGAAGCATGCTTTTATGTTttggtaaaattatgaaaacattttaattaacagAAATTATAAACACCTTTTTAACTTTTCCTTATATTTTGCCTACATACCATCTAAGTTTGTGATCCATTTAAGTAGCCACCTCTTTATCAATAAAAGTTATTTCTTATCCCTCCAAGTATTATTTAGGCAACATGTcaataaattatacatttcaaaTCCGATTGTaataatgttaatgtgaaattcttCTTCAGGGCTCCCATCTCCTGAAAGATCGCACATGAAGACATCATCAGCTTCACGCCTGCAGGGAGAAAGAGATGCAAGAATTGGTCAAAGTTATGGCTTTCTTGCACCCTCAACCTCAGGAACACTCAATGAATCCGAATCTGGAGCATCTCACGCGGAGGAAGGAAGGAATGTGACTGATAAAGACTTGAAAATATGTGGTGTACTTCTCCCTGTTGTGTTAACACCGTGCGTATTTCCTGATGACGGACCGTACTACGCGAAACACATTCAAGAATCTGAAACCAGTGGAAAAGGCAGTGAAATGCACGCGGAAAGAAAGCCTTATGCGTGCAGCATATGTTCAGATCGTTTCTCTCAGAGTAGTGACCTCTCCAAACACATGAAAAGGCACGACTCTCGGAGGCGTCATTCGTGCAACGTCTGCGGCTACTCTTGCGATCGTAAAAACAACCTTGCCGTACACATGCGAACTCACACGGGCGAAAGACCTTTTCCTTGTGATGTTTGCGGTAAGGCTTTCACTACAAAGAAAGCCCTCAAAATGCATTGTCGCTCACACACCGGAGAGAAACCTTACGCATGCGGAATTTGCAATAAGTGTTTCTATGCAAATGGTGACCTCACCAAACACATGCGGAGTCACACCGGGGAAAAACCATACTCTTGCAGTctctgcaaaaaatctttctctctCAAGTCCAGCCTCGACAGGCACAACCATACTCACACcggaaagatttaatccgtgaaaCAATGGGGGGGTGGTTTCCCATGATTTTTgtactgaaaaataatttaacccATTTAACtaccaaatttgttttttttatatttttttactttatttgtgtCCGTCCACATCCCaatagcagggttcccactcaaccgtgaaaaccctAAACCGgtgaatgagccgtgaattttgtgtaccgtgaaaaagccgtgaatttcgtcgtgaaaccttaaaaatatctcaaacttgattttagaccTACGGTTGGGAGAGCAAAAGTTAAATTTCGGTCATGTTTCAAGGCCATTCATGCGctgacactgtccacgcatttatctgctcaCGAATATTCtaagcacaatagggtagtttccttcaacaaagaaaacgaaaggcattgattgcgattcgttacccaccattaatgtattcatagtacacaaattatttggtttttgaaataccggtttagacgaatggcaagggtcaaattttatcctcatttgaaaaaggccagattggcgcccatgcgatcccactccgcatgacgtcacagggacctagtttctacacgagaggataggagttatacatcgtctgaggttaccaatgcatgcatgaggcacagagctcagggaaacatgtcttaataatcacctattaaaactggctaagttcggaaagttttcttcgtttgataaggtattaataaacctttttaagccaagcgctagcattcagcaaggtactcagctatccgctagcatcctgcgacgtatcagcgctaagcctcgcctcaaggtcacctcaccgggcgggagggggaaccagataTACGAgatacggagatatttcccggcattcatacttgagcgtcgcgttttcgcgcgcttgaaaattttcacttttcatttaatcgcgaaaaatagatatcgtcatttaaaaatctaaaagcgtgaaatacgtactcaaggagaaataatctttcgattaaagcaataaaaaaataataggaaaccaccctattacgggGTCCATGTGCCATGATAACACATCGACTTTAAGCCCGTACCAAaaccggaagactggtaaccaaatcGTTCATTAACCCTGGCCAAAACTCAGACaattcttaatttccctggcaccctgatCCCTCCATGTTCTCGTTCACAACCTTTAGCGGGAGCTGAATTTTGttaactataggtgacgtcaggagagatagcactttcattgttgcGTATGCATTCgcggcatctgtcgcgtttgttaaattattagttaacgtgcggccgatgattgtcaCGCGTTCAATATCTCTACCTAAAATAGTTTGTCCTAaaaccatgaatttgacgacatcgaGACCGTGTAAACCTGGAAAAatccgtgaattttatattttagtttgagtgggaaccatgcAATGGATAGGAAAACTCGCACGCTCCgagcgctcgttaaggggctccgccccttaaaaaccccggttccggcttcgccgtctacatttgtggtcgctcgaagacttttaaagttcgaataatctcacctcagctaggggccagcttcgccggccagggggtagggaggcgccccactcattcctcgaaacggcttcgccgttcctcgctggagggcggcttcgccgcccaggggttgagtgtgagttgagtaGATAGGAAAACACGCATTTTGAATCTCACGACCACGATGTCAACCGTGAGCCCCAGACGGGGTCGAGGTGTTTGTGTTCGTTGTTCCCAAGTGACGCacatttgcaattaaaaaacGTCGATTACACTATCGTATACTAACCAGGTATGATGAAAAATCGACCCTGTTGGAGAATAGCCACGGCGAACAACGTCTTTTATGCTGTCAGAAGTCACCTTTTCCCTATACGACCAAAACAACGGAGACCTCTGAGCGGAAAAGAGCTCGTGTGCACATGTCAATGCATCCACGTGATCATCTCATGTCTCCTTTCACAAACGACATCCTGTTATAAGTCGCAAAGGTCCTATTTCTATATATTGTTCACAGGTGGCGGTGCTATGTAGTTTAAAGTACCGGGTCCCCATTTGAGGACCAAGGCAGTTAATGTGTTAAAATTGTGGATGATGATGAGTAAACGGTATTGAACAAATTCTTCCATTTCGTAAATTTCTAATACTTTAGTGCATTATTTTGTCAATTATGATACAAGGTGATTCACAAGTGTATTAGAACGTATTGGATATATCTGTGAAGGACAACCGGTGACCCAAAGCATATGGATattggataatattttatattcttgattatcgaattagaatattattttcctgttAAATAATTACTCGTTGAAATTTATTTAGAAGGCacagctaaatataaaaaaaattacgtaagcttttttatatttaagtaatCCAGAACATAGTGCTGTTAGTAATGCACGCACGTGCTCTATTCAAGACGTCCGAAAGCCGGAGAAGGTCTCCAGCTTTTCTACGGCAATACTCGAATTCCAAAATGCCAAACTGTCAAATGCCTTGGCATTCTGTTGGACAAGCGACTTACTGGGGCTAGTCATATAAAATTACAAACAGAAAAATCTTAaggaatagggtggcttccttatatttttttattgcctgaatcaaaACTCCTcctattattactcctgaagtacgtatttcttttagattctttaattttaatatttatttttcgcgattaaatgaaaagtgaacttTTTTaagcgcgaaaatgcgacgggtaagtatgaatgccgggaaaaactccgcgtgacatcgttctgcttcccgctgccgcaagtgaggtgacctcggggcgaggctctgagcgctgatacgacccaggatgctagcaggtagctgagtaccatccTAGCTGGTagtacttggcttaaataaggatttttaatactttattaaatgaagaaaactttccgaccttagccagttttaataggtgattaataagacatgtttccctgagctctgcgcctcatgcatgcattggtaacctcagacgatgtgaaactcctaccctctcgtgtagaaactcggtccctgtgacgtcacgcggagtggcatcgcatgggcggccttttttcaaatgaggataaaattgaccattaaccttttccctaccgtacacgtatatatacgtgtggacgtttcctgacccgggagaccacggacgtatatatacgtgtgagagcttcccggtcaagaaaacgaaacccgtatatatacgttttctagctctccccctttcaggacggtcgtgggtttgggtcgcctttgtctcgggacccaacgcttcggggtttaggattaaccctccgaatccgggagcaggtacccggacccttcgtcttttataacccctctcagcggtaagggacagcggtcatacaattgtttatagagtcaattttcgaaataaatatttgttcatttctcaagaaatataaactaagaattgaattgtttgtcttttgagccaggtttagaatttttaaacgaaattctacgacaaatattaacttatatctcgagttatgtataaacatcaacatggaaattgttgttgcgttaaatgctttgataatggccttagaacttcgtttaaaatttgacaatgctcagataaaaatgaggaattatattctatgtctgtaatttacgtgcaatcaacaattattcatttgctaaatacatataagcaatacataagttgaccgcgaaccaatgccgcaggtatggtcgtaaacccggaaaggagggagcacaactactctcggagtccgagataatgcggagtcccaccgtggaggggtcgaaaaaggttcagcgagacccttcttaacgaatgccctccaaaaatgctccgtaccacgagaaagaagattctcttggggctcggtacagcagtcaagctaagacgaaaactccgcggtctcgaaagggttaacattcgtctaaaccggtatttctaaaaccaaataatttgtgtattatgaatacactaatggtgggtaacgaatcacaatcaatgcctttcgtttccttcgatggaggaaactgccctattgttGGAAGCTTTTTTTACCGACAAAGAGACTTTTCATAAGTGTAACGTTTTTGTTATCTTCTCTTGAATCTATTCATGAATATAGTTATTAAACTTCTaaagaaaatatactttaaaactTGTGAGCAAAAACAACATATACTAGCCGTCATGACTATTAAATTCCCATTCAACTACCACTCACTGAGCCACTGCCATTAACTGCACAAGTgaggatcttgagttctgccatatccccttcctccggtctctttctttttctttctcaggCGCCTCCTTTTTTGCctgcgtccttttcttctttttgccGATCTTGAGtcctgccgtatctcttcctccggtctctcaatacacctcTACCTAAGCTTTTCTCCCTATCGTTCTTTCTATGACAGggctatctcttccttctctccatacatgactctcccgttcttctttcCATTGTCTATCTCGACTCTCCTGTTCTTCTATAACAATTAAATTCGAGTTTAATTTGAGTTGCGTCGGAGAATGTTCAcgtgacaatagggtggtttcctattattttttattgcctatatcggaagattattactcctggagtacgtatttcacgcttttagatttttaaatgacaacatctatttttcgcgattaaatgaaaagtgaaaatcttcaagcgcgcgaaaacgcgacgggtaaggaaatctctccgtgtgacgtatttctagttccccctcccgccttgtgaggtgaccttgatcgaggctctgagcactgataggacgcaggatactagcgggtagctgagtacattgctggctggtagtgcttggcttaaaaaaggtttattaataccttatcaaacgaagaaaactttccgaccttagccagttttaataggtgattattaagacatgtttccctgagctctgcgcctcatgcatgcattggtaatctcagacgatgtataactcctatcttcttctatagaaactaggtccctgtgacgtcacgtggagtggcatcgcatgggcgccaatctggcccctatcaaatgaggataaaaatggaccattgccattcgtctaaaccggtatttctaaaacgaaataatttgtatattatgaatacagtaatggtgggtaacaaatcgcaatcaatgcctttcggtttctttgatgagggaaactaccctattgatgggaggcgaacaatgaggcaagtgatggtGGACGGAGATTGTTGTGGACGGAAAGGGttggattgtaatagtcatggtgTGCGGATGTGctttttgctcccgagttttaaattataaaacttgtttataaagtgtaattaaattatttgttaagttagaagtggaaaaataaaaaaaaacgttacagtAAGtgatgtaaaggccgttttacacggtacgcggaattgcgtaggttagagctgcattaatttctaaaatggcgtggaattgcgcgaatgcatgaacgaaattagaacaggggctatattgccgcctcgcatccacgcattctcgcatgtgttttagcaattcaccgctttacacgactcaattttgatttcgccttcacacgtacgtcagactgcgcaattccgtgtaccgtgtaaaagtGCCTTAAAGAAAGACGATGAAacgtattttatttgaaagtagacccTTGGGTAGGTATACTTTTGAAAGGTTTAGTCcttatacgcccgggtttgagagaaaaagtatttaaaactttaaaaatactgtcacaatgaatttaataaaataatttcacagtgTCTCAATGACTGTTTTGTCTAGTGGTAGCGTATTGCACTTTTGTTATGAAAAACCAGGGTACAAGACTcagagagagtaaatttttttccagtGCGCCACcgtctccattttttgtaatctgaTCCATGTTCTTCAGATTTGTTAAATACAgacgttttaattttttgtttgactGCTTATTTGAGAATAAGCCCCATTTATGTCACTAGCgaaccctttcttcgaatcatTCTTTCCGTcgccaagattcatccaagcaggagtTATAAAGCtggtgctggcatcgaagtgaagggaacttatttccaaagcaaaatgttttttaaatactgtCTTTGAAGAGTTTCCCAAGTTCCATATGGGAGAAAGATGTAAAATCAGCGAGAACGAATGTGTATACCATTGCTTTGTGGAAGCCGGGAACAGGAATAAGTCAGTGATGTCccagaatttacaaaaaaaacactaTTTCTGAGTGATTTCAGTgccgaagtgcacatccgtatGCCAACCGTGTGATGTGTATTTTTACAGTCAAGTAAAGCAGCTTCTCTCATGAATCCAGAAATGTGccttcctccttcaagggaaaatTGGCAAATGTTTGGAGGGGGAAAAGAAATGGAGTAGGTTAGAGATGATAGTCCAGCAGATGCTGCGGGAAACGGACACGCCTCTTAGGGCGGCCACTGGGCAGCGTATATTCTGCCCCTGGAGCTGCGGGTGTAGGAGTTGGCCCATCAGCTGTGGGGATGCTGGTAGATGGCAACACCTGGGTTGATGGCTGCCTCCTGGTGGTCGGAATGAGGATTTCACTCCTCTCCTCAGGGATGATTGGCTCCTCGGAGATGTTGTATGCCGGTTTCAGTCTTTCAATTGCAATGTGTACATCGCGGTTTGGCAACCGAACTTTAATGGTTTTACTATCCCGCTGCTGGACCTTGTATGGGCCATTGTAAGGGGACTGGAGGTCACAATGACTTGCATCATGGCGCACAAAAACGTGGGATGCCGATGGCAGGTTCTTAACAATGATGGCATGCCGTGTGCCATGGTGTGCTGCTGGTCGAGGACTCGGGCCTCGAAAGTGTTCCCGGAGCTGGGAGGTGAAATAGGTGGCGTTGGGGTTGGGGCCACTTGTGCGGGAGAGGAATTCTCCTGGAAGACGTAGTGGCTCGCCATATACGAGCTCCGCTGGGGTGGCTTGAATATCCTCCTTCAGCGCAGATCGGAAACCCAAGAGGATTGCTGGCA from Ischnura elegans chromosome 13 unlocalized genomic scaffold, ioIscEleg1.1 SUPER_13_unloc_3, whole genome shotgun sequence includes these protein-coding regions:
- the LOC124172968 gene encoding uncharacterized protein LOC124172968, with amino-acid sequence MPQRITTDQGRQFESALFCQLSDIACAVHLRTSAYHPAANGMVERFHRQLKSAIRCHDTQQWVDVLPAILLGFRSALKEDIQATPAELVYGEPLRLPGEFLSRTSGPNPNATYFTSQLREHFRGPSPRPAAHHGTRHAIIVKNLPSASHVFVRHDASHCDLQSPYNGPYKVQQRDSKTIKVRLPNRDVHIAIERLKPAYNISEEPIIPEERSEILIPTTRRQPSTQVLPSTSIPTADGPTPTPAAPGAEYTLPSGRPKRRVRFPQHLLDYHL